One window of the Vicia villosa cultivar HV-30 ecotype Madison, WI unplaced genomic scaffold, Vvil1.0 ctg.000547F_1_1, whole genome shotgun sequence genome contains the following:
- the LOC131629298 gene encoding uncharacterized protein LOC131629298 — translation MVTTFIYNHTYIASLMKKYIGGRDIVCPGVTRFATQLLQLQAIVRKKQGLENMFSSEEFRKTKYGKEKKGPGYEARKIVMSRDFWSKANDILKVFEPIVKVLRLVDSDEKPTMGFIYEAIDRAKQVIQQNSCYHSKYNDIIDKRWKFMHFNLHSAGYFLNPQFQYRIEHGIVVHKETFNGTKNVIMKLERNTDDQIKALNQLTLFREKSETFGTPIAQKSWSKMDATQWWEYHGSCTPELQRLAMKVVSQTTSATNCERNWSTFSYIHTKTRNVLKYKKLHKLVVTHYNMKLRMKDKLRKSQEEIEANFDLINLDYIFQEHPLSHWIEERENSLLYGVQNEEWLPIVDTYDENVDDNSEPNESGGGLSPPSGNSGDGGGNEVANESEEGSGGGEDEGEDDDQLELDPYHEIPSGYRRYRNLNDMVRADNSILETRGNVSQSGRKGKRKQNVPLEDFSSSSIVNSFSDFGIGDSLQGSQQSYPPVYQYPYSTLITSILLIKLFRTTNKQLMITILIINNQMVMIIRVKVQVMLLHGIPLCGSKSHDTASSLKAQT, via the exons ATGGTGACAACATTCATCTATAACCACACGTATATTGCGAGTCTCATGAAAAAATATATTGGTGGTAGAGATATTGTTTGTCCTGGTGTTACCCGATTTGCAACACAATTACTACAACTTCAAGCAATTGTAAGAAAAAAGCAAGGTCTTGAAAACATGTTCAGTTCTGAAGAATTTAGAAAAACAAAGTATGGTAAAGAAAAGAAAGGACCGGGATATGAAGCAAGAAAAATCGTTATGAGTAGGGACTTTTGGAGTAAGGCTAATGACATATTGAAAGTATTTGAGCCAATTGTAAAAGTCTTGAGACTAGTTGATAGTGATGAGAAACCAACAATGGGTTTCATATATGAAGCCATTGATCGAGCAAAACAAGTCATTCAACAAAATTCTTGTTATCATTCCAAATATAATGATATCATTGACAAGCGTTGGAAATTCATGCACTTTAACCTTCATTCTGCTG GTTATTTTCTTAATCCACAATTTCAATATAGAATCGAACATGGAATAGTTGTGCATAAAGAAACATTTAATGGAACAAAAAATGTAATCATGAAGCTAGAAAGAAACACGGATGATCAAATCAAAGCTCTAAACCAA CTAACACTTTTTagagaaaagagtgaaacatttgGTACGCCTATAGCTCAAAAATCTTGGTCTAAGATGGATGCAA CTCAATGGTGGGAATACCATGGTTCATGCACTCCTGAACTTCAACGTTTGGCTATGAAAGTTGTCAGTCAAACAACCTCTGCGACAAACTGTGAGAGGAATTGGAGTACATTTAGCTATATCCACACAAAGACAAGAAATGTATTGAAGTACAAAAAATTGCATAAGCTTGTCGTCACACATTACAACATGAAATTGAGAATGAAAGATAAATTAAGGAAGAGTCAGGAAGAAATAGAAGCAAATTTTGATTTGATAAATCTTGACTATATATTTCAAGAACATCCATTATCTCATTGGATAGAAGAGAGGGAAAATTCATTATTGTATGGAGTTCAAAATGAAGAATGGTTGCCGATAGTTGATACATAtgatgaaaatgttgatgataataGTGAACCTAATGAAAGTGGTGGTGGTTTAAGTCCACCAAGCGGTAATAGTGGTGATGGAGGTGGTAATGAAGTGGCCAATGAGAGTGAAGAAGGAAGTGGAGGCGGTGAAGATGAAGGAGAAGATGATGATCAATTAGAACTTGATCCATATCATGAAATACCATCAGGTTATAGGCGTTATAGGAACTTGAATGATATGGTTCGAGCTGATAACTCAATACTTGAGACAAGAGGAAATGTGTCACAATCTGGAAGAAAggggaaaagaaaacaaaatgttCCACTTGAAGATTTTTCCTCTTCTAGTATTGTTAATAGTTTTAGTGATTTTGGGATTGGCGATTCTTTACAAGGTAGTCAACAATCTTATCCACCTGTTTACCAGTATCCATATTCAACTCTTATAACCAGTATCCTATTGATCAAGCTTTTTCGTACTACCAACAAACAATTAATGATCACAATCCTTATCATCAACAATCAAATGGTGATGATAATCAGAGTGAAAGTACAAGTTATGCTCCTTCACGGCATTCCGCTATGTGGTAGCAAGAGTCAT